Proteins encoded together in one Acipenser ruthenus chromosome 40, fAciRut3.2 maternal haplotype, whole genome shotgun sequence window:
- the LOC117397281 gene encoding tetratricopeptide repeat protein 12-like isoform X2, whose translation MTTEAADLEKFLKQVDQISELVKEMNSSDAVSQQRAAEKADQLISAFKENGETEELCKTRLNRTVINNKPERNEAAPCGLRNDADTSQENFMKLLEKDAQERSERRKENTMLANALKEMGNEAFAKGDYETAVQRYSEGLEKLRDMQVLYTNRAQAYIKLEKYKEAVNDCEWALKCNEKCLKAYVHMGRANLALKNYEEAHRCYQKILEIDPKQERLVKDYTNQVYCEEKKNTQEKKALEEFEQGKENATSVLEVLQKLAKPDQVNLYYAGGVRLLTERIKDCTEQTLFRINNGFSIINSNTIVQRSLSVKSQEPFNDELCISVLILWQAVCKGNEENQQLLMQWAGTTECLIELLASEKSDIQKECVALVLMYSLTEHGRALLLQNLDQTKLLERLMGYMHHQDLIAANAVGIMANLAADKKFRVQFRPNFATAVMPHFITLLRNLSSANRAVLPQCISTVSNMAGDEGIRKQLADSEECWEACLVAMDGYLSSSKDSQHRDIAIALLGLMLNLSLERNTVIQGQAVNITARCVTLLCCMDGDIITKTTRLLSHILPQSNEAVDEAVKAGTVKKMFKFLKAGGQVTVRYAVMTLAVCTKQSRQASEELVKLDKKFCTLVKLQSVEDELIVGNAVLCLSQCMDVPGAATALLNSDIVKILLKHAGGDARKTTVQQNAAIALGKLCTAEPRHLSQLRQLHGLEILNSCMKHIK comes from the exons ATGACAACGGAGGCGGCCGATCTGGAGAAGTTTCTGAAACAGGTGGACCAGATAA GTGAGCTGGTTAAAGAGATGAACTCCAGCGATGCTGTTTCACAACAGAGAGCTGCAGAAAAGGCAGATCAGCTGATCTCAGCCTTTAAGGAGAACGGGGAAACAGAGGAGCTGTGTAAAACGAGACTGAACAGAACCGTAATAAACAATAAACCAGAACGGAATGAAGCAGCTCCCTGT gGTTTACGGAATGATGCTGACACTAGCCAAG aGAACTTCATGAAGCTTTTAGAAAAGGACGCACAAGAAAGATCTGAAAGAcgaaaagaaaacacaatgttGGCTAATG CATTAAAAGAAATGGGAAATGAGGCGTTTGCCAAAGGTGACTATGAGACCGCAGTGCAGCGTTACAGTGAAGGACTTGAGAAACTGCGAGACATGCAAGTCCTCTATACCAACCGGGCACAG GCTTATATCAAGTTGGAGAAATACAAAGAAGCTGTAAACGACTGTGAATGGGCGTTAAAA tgCAATGAGAAGTGCTTAAAGGCATATGTACACATGGGAAGAGCTAACCTCGCATTGAAGAATTATGAAGAG gctcaCAGATGTTATCAAAAGATACTGGAAATTGATCCGAAGCAAGAAAGGTTGGTAAAAG ATTACACAAACCAGGTGTATTGTGAAGAGAAGAAAAATACCCAGGAGAAGAAAGCGCTGGAAGAATTTGAACAAGGGAAGGAAAATGCCACTTCGGTGCTTGAAGTTCTTCAGAAACTTGCGAAGCCTGATCAAGTAAACCTTTACTATGCTGGGGGCGTGCGACTTCTGACTGAAAGAATTAAAGATT GCACCGAACAGACATTATTCAGAATAAACAATGGCTTCAGTATCATCAACAGCAATACCATTGTACAAAG GAGTCTCTCTGTAAAATCACAGGAACCTTTTAATGATGAACTGTGCATTTCTGTGCTGATACTCTGGCAGGCAGTTTGCAAAGGAAATG AGGAAAACCAGCAGTTACTAATGCAGTGGGCCGGCACCACTGAATGCCTGATTGAACTGCTGGCTTCAGAGAAGTCTGACATCCAGAAAGAGTGTGTGGCTTTGGTGTTGATGTACTCACTGACTGAACATGGAAGGGCTTTGCTGCTTCAAAACCTGGATCAGACCAA gctACTAGAAAGGTTGATGGGATACATGCATCATCAAGATTTGATCGCAGCAAACGCTGTAGGAATCATGGCCAACTTAGCAGCTGACAAGAA gtTTAGAGTTCAGTTTAGACCAAACTTTGCAACAGCTGTTATGCCTCATTTTATTACCCTGCTG AGGAACCTCTCATCCGCTAATCGCGCCGTGCTTCCTCAGTGCATTTCAACAGTGAGCAATATGGCAGGAGACGAGGGCATCCGGAAACAGCTGGCAGACTCCGAGGAATGCTGGGAAGCCTGCCTAGTTGCCATG gATGGCTATCTGTCTTCCAGTAAAGACTCTCAACACAGAGACATTGCAATTGCGCTGCTTGGCTTGATGTTGAATCTCTCCCTGGAACGCAACACTGTTATTCAG GGGCAAGCTGTTAATATCACCGCTCGGTGTGTAACCCTGCTGTGCTGCATGGATGGAGATATCATTACT AAAACCACCCGTCTACTGAGCCACATTCTCCCACAGTCCAATGAGGCAGTGGATGAGGCAGTTAAGGCCGGAACAGTGAAAAAAATGTTCAAATTCCTTAAG GCAGGAGGCCAGGTGACCGTGCGCTATGCTGTCATGACCCTTGCAGTCTGTACCAAACAGAGCAGGCAGGCTTCAGAAGAGTTGGTGAAATTGGATAAAA AGTTCTGCACATTGGTAAAGCTGCAGTCTGTGGAGGATGAGCTGATTGTGGGCAATGCAGTTCTCTGCCTGAGTCAATGCATGGACGTACCTGGTGCAGCCACAGCCCTTCTGAACTCTGACATTGTGAAGATCTTATTAAAACATGCTGGAGGAGACGCAAGGAAAACCACAGTACAGCAAAACGCAGCGATCGCTCTAGGGAAGCTGTGCACTGCAGAACCTCG ACACCTGAGTCAACTTCGGCAACTTCATGGTTTAGAAATTCTTAATTCCTGCATGAAACACATCAAATAG
- the LOC117397281 gene encoding tetratricopeptide repeat protein 12-like isoform X1 — MFHQSMANRKGTNVLILLMLFDVCRGELVKEMNSSDAVSQQRAAEKADQLISAFKENGETEELCKTRLNRTVINNKPERNEAAPCGLRNDADTSQENFMKLLEKDAQERSERRKENTMLANALKEMGNEAFAKGDYETAVQRYSEGLEKLRDMQVLYTNRAQAYIKLEKYKEAVNDCEWALKCNEKCLKAYVHMGRANLALKNYEEAHRCYQKILEIDPKQERLVKDYTNQVYCEEKKNTQEKKALEEFEQGKENATSVLEVLQKLAKPDQVNLYYAGGVRLLTERIKDCTEQTLFRINNGFSIINSNTIVQRSLSVKSQEPFNDELCISVLILWQAVCKGNEENQQLLMQWAGTTECLIELLASEKSDIQKECVALVLMYSLTEHGRALLLQNLDQTKLLERLMGYMHHQDLIAANAVGIMANLAADKKFRVQFRPNFATAVMPHFITLLRNLSSANRAVLPQCISTVSNMAGDEGIRKQLADSEECWEACLVAMDGYLSSSKDSQHRDIAIALLGLMLNLSLERNTVIQGQAVNITARCVTLLCCMDGDIITKTTRLLSHILPQSNEAVDEAVKAGTVKKMFKFLKAGGQVTVRYAVMTLAVCTKQSRQASEELVKLDKKFCTLVKLQSVEDELIVGNAVLCLSQCMDVPGAATALLNSDIVKILLKHAGGDARKTTVQQNAAIALGKLCTAEPRHLSQLRQLHGLEILNSCMKHIK; from the exons ATGTTTCACCAGAGTATGGCGAACAGGAAAGGCACTAACGTGTTAATATTATTAATGCTGTTTGATGTTTGTCGAG GTGAGCTGGTTAAAGAGATGAACTCCAGCGATGCTGTTTCACAACAGAGAGCTGCAGAAAAGGCAGATCAGCTGATCTCAGCCTTTAAGGAGAACGGGGAAACAGAGGAGCTGTGTAAAACGAGACTGAACAGAACCGTAATAAACAATAAACCAGAACGGAATGAAGCAGCTCCCTGT gGTTTACGGAATGATGCTGACACTAGCCAAG aGAACTTCATGAAGCTTTTAGAAAAGGACGCACAAGAAAGATCTGAAAGAcgaaaagaaaacacaatgttGGCTAATG CATTAAAAGAAATGGGAAATGAGGCGTTTGCCAAAGGTGACTATGAGACCGCAGTGCAGCGTTACAGTGAAGGACTTGAGAAACTGCGAGACATGCAAGTCCTCTATACCAACCGGGCACAG GCTTATATCAAGTTGGAGAAATACAAAGAAGCTGTAAACGACTGTGAATGGGCGTTAAAA tgCAATGAGAAGTGCTTAAAGGCATATGTACACATGGGAAGAGCTAACCTCGCATTGAAGAATTATGAAGAG gctcaCAGATGTTATCAAAAGATACTGGAAATTGATCCGAAGCAAGAAAGGTTGGTAAAAG ATTACACAAACCAGGTGTATTGTGAAGAGAAGAAAAATACCCAGGAGAAGAAAGCGCTGGAAGAATTTGAACAAGGGAAGGAAAATGCCACTTCGGTGCTTGAAGTTCTTCAGAAACTTGCGAAGCCTGATCAAGTAAACCTTTACTATGCTGGGGGCGTGCGACTTCTGACTGAAAGAATTAAAGATT GCACCGAACAGACATTATTCAGAATAAACAATGGCTTCAGTATCATCAACAGCAATACCATTGTACAAAG GAGTCTCTCTGTAAAATCACAGGAACCTTTTAATGATGAACTGTGCATTTCTGTGCTGATACTCTGGCAGGCAGTTTGCAAAGGAAATG AGGAAAACCAGCAGTTACTAATGCAGTGGGCCGGCACCACTGAATGCCTGATTGAACTGCTGGCTTCAGAGAAGTCTGACATCCAGAAAGAGTGTGTGGCTTTGGTGTTGATGTACTCACTGACTGAACATGGAAGGGCTTTGCTGCTTCAAAACCTGGATCAGACCAA gctACTAGAAAGGTTGATGGGATACATGCATCATCAAGATTTGATCGCAGCAAACGCTGTAGGAATCATGGCCAACTTAGCAGCTGACAAGAA gtTTAGAGTTCAGTTTAGACCAAACTTTGCAACAGCTGTTATGCCTCATTTTATTACCCTGCTG AGGAACCTCTCATCCGCTAATCGCGCCGTGCTTCCTCAGTGCATTTCAACAGTGAGCAATATGGCAGGAGACGAGGGCATCCGGAAACAGCTGGCAGACTCCGAGGAATGCTGGGAAGCCTGCCTAGTTGCCATG gATGGCTATCTGTCTTCCAGTAAAGACTCTCAACACAGAGACATTGCAATTGCGCTGCTTGGCTTGATGTTGAATCTCTCCCTGGAACGCAACACTGTTATTCAG GGGCAAGCTGTTAATATCACCGCTCGGTGTGTAACCCTGCTGTGCTGCATGGATGGAGATATCATTACT AAAACCACCCGTCTACTGAGCCACATTCTCCCACAGTCCAATGAGGCAGTGGATGAGGCAGTTAAGGCCGGAACAGTGAAAAAAATGTTCAAATTCCTTAAG GCAGGAGGCCAGGTGACCGTGCGCTATGCTGTCATGACCCTTGCAGTCTGTACCAAACAGAGCAGGCAGGCTTCAGAAGAGTTGGTGAAATTGGATAAAA AGTTCTGCACATTGGTAAAGCTGCAGTCTGTGGAGGATGAGCTGATTGTGGGCAATGCAGTTCTCTGCCTGAGTCAATGCATGGACGTACCTGGTGCAGCCACAGCCCTTCTGAACTCTGACATTGTGAAGATCTTATTAAAACATGCTGGAGGAGACGCAAGGAAAACCACAGTACAGCAAAACGCAGCGATCGCTCTAGGGAAGCTGTGCACTGCAGAACCTCG ACACCTGAGTCAACTTCGGCAACTTCATGGTTTAGAAATTCTTAATTCCTGCATGAAACACATCAAATAG
- the LOC117397281 gene encoding tetratricopeptide repeat protein 12-like isoform X3, with translation MNSSDAVSQQRAAEKADQLISAFKENGETEELCKTRLNRTVINNKPERNEAAPCGLRNDADTSQENFMKLLEKDAQERSERRKENTMLANALKEMGNEAFAKGDYETAVQRYSEGLEKLRDMQVLYTNRAQAYIKLEKYKEAVNDCEWALKCNEKCLKAYVHMGRANLALKNYEEAHRCYQKILEIDPKQERLVKDYTNQVYCEEKKNTQEKKALEEFEQGKENATSVLEVLQKLAKPDQVNLYYAGGVRLLTERIKDCTEQTLFRINNGFSIINSNTIVQRSLSVKSQEPFNDELCISVLILWQAVCKGNEENQQLLMQWAGTTECLIELLASEKSDIQKECVALVLMYSLTEHGRALLLQNLDQTKLLERLMGYMHHQDLIAANAVGIMANLAADKKFRVQFRPNFATAVMPHFITLLRNLSSANRAVLPQCISTVSNMAGDEGIRKQLADSEECWEACLVAMDGYLSSSKDSQHRDIAIALLGLMLNLSLERNTVIQGQAVNITARCVTLLCCMDGDIITKTTRLLSHILPQSNEAVDEAVKAGTVKKMFKFLKAGGQVTVRYAVMTLAVCTKQSRQASEELVKLDKKFCTLVKLQSVEDELIVGNAVLCLSQCMDVPGAATALLNSDIVKILLKHAGGDARKTTVQQNAAIALGKLCTAEPRHLSQLRQLHGLEILNSCMKHIK, from the exons ATGAACTCCAGCGATGCTGTTTCACAACAGAGAGCTGCAGAAAAGGCAGATCAGCTGATCTCAGCCTTTAAGGAGAACGGGGAAACAGAGGAGCTGTGTAAAACGAGACTGAACAGAACCGTAATAAACAATAAACCAGAACGGAATGAAGCAGCTCCCTGT gGTTTACGGAATGATGCTGACACTAGCCAAG aGAACTTCATGAAGCTTTTAGAAAAGGACGCACAAGAAAGATCTGAAAGAcgaaaagaaaacacaatgttGGCTAATG CATTAAAAGAAATGGGAAATGAGGCGTTTGCCAAAGGTGACTATGAGACCGCAGTGCAGCGTTACAGTGAAGGACTTGAGAAACTGCGAGACATGCAAGTCCTCTATACCAACCGGGCACAG GCTTATATCAAGTTGGAGAAATACAAAGAAGCTGTAAACGACTGTGAATGGGCGTTAAAA tgCAATGAGAAGTGCTTAAAGGCATATGTACACATGGGAAGAGCTAACCTCGCATTGAAGAATTATGAAGAG gctcaCAGATGTTATCAAAAGATACTGGAAATTGATCCGAAGCAAGAAAGGTTGGTAAAAG ATTACACAAACCAGGTGTATTGTGAAGAGAAGAAAAATACCCAGGAGAAGAAAGCGCTGGAAGAATTTGAACAAGGGAAGGAAAATGCCACTTCGGTGCTTGAAGTTCTTCAGAAACTTGCGAAGCCTGATCAAGTAAACCTTTACTATGCTGGGGGCGTGCGACTTCTGACTGAAAGAATTAAAGATT GCACCGAACAGACATTATTCAGAATAAACAATGGCTTCAGTATCATCAACAGCAATACCATTGTACAAAG GAGTCTCTCTGTAAAATCACAGGAACCTTTTAATGATGAACTGTGCATTTCTGTGCTGATACTCTGGCAGGCAGTTTGCAAAGGAAATG AGGAAAACCAGCAGTTACTAATGCAGTGGGCCGGCACCACTGAATGCCTGATTGAACTGCTGGCTTCAGAGAAGTCTGACATCCAGAAAGAGTGTGTGGCTTTGGTGTTGATGTACTCACTGACTGAACATGGAAGGGCTTTGCTGCTTCAAAACCTGGATCAGACCAA gctACTAGAAAGGTTGATGGGATACATGCATCATCAAGATTTGATCGCAGCAAACGCTGTAGGAATCATGGCCAACTTAGCAGCTGACAAGAA gtTTAGAGTTCAGTTTAGACCAAACTTTGCAACAGCTGTTATGCCTCATTTTATTACCCTGCTG AGGAACCTCTCATCCGCTAATCGCGCCGTGCTTCCTCAGTGCATTTCAACAGTGAGCAATATGGCAGGAGACGAGGGCATCCGGAAACAGCTGGCAGACTCCGAGGAATGCTGGGAAGCCTGCCTAGTTGCCATG gATGGCTATCTGTCTTCCAGTAAAGACTCTCAACACAGAGACATTGCAATTGCGCTGCTTGGCTTGATGTTGAATCTCTCCCTGGAACGCAACACTGTTATTCAG GGGCAAGCTGTTAATATCACCGCTCGGTGTGTAACCCTGCTGTGCTGCATGGATGGAGATATCATTACT AAAACCACCCGTCTACTGAGCCACATTCTCCCACAGTCCAATGAGGCAGTGGATGAGGCAGTTAAGGCCGGAACAGTGAAAAAAATGTTCAAATTCCTTAAG GCAGGAGGCCAGGTGACCGTGCGCTATGCTGTCATGACCCTTGCAGTCTGTACCAAACAGAGCAGGCAGGCTTCAGAAGAGTTGGTGAAATTGGATAAAA AGTTCTGCACATTGGTAAAGCTGCAGTCTGTGGAGGATGAGCTGATTGTGGGCAATGCAGTTCTCTGCCTGAGTCAATGCATGGACGTACCTGGTGCAGCCACAGCCCTTCTGAACTCTGACATTGTGAAGATCTTATTAAAACATGCTGGAGGAGACGCAAGGAAAACCACAGTACAGCAAAACGCAGCGATCGCTCTAGGGAAGCTGTGCACTGCAGAACCTCG ACACCTGAGTCAACTTCGGCAACTTCATGGTTTAGAAATTCTTAATTCCTGCATGAAACACATCAAATAG
- the LOC117397281 gene encoding tetratricopeptide repeat protein 12-like isoform X4 — MKLLEKDAQERSERRKENTMLANALKEMGNEAFAKGDYETAVQRYSEGLEKLRDMQVLYTNRAQAYIKLEKYKEAVNDCEWALKCNEKCLKAYVHMGRANLALKNYEEAHRCYQKILEIDPKQERLVKDYTNQVYCEEKKNTQEKKALEEFEQGKENATSVLEVLQKLAKPDQVNLYYAGGVRLLTERIKDCTEQTLFRINNGFSIINSNTIVQRSLSVKSQEPFNDELCISVLILWQAVCKGNEENQQLLMQWAGTTECLIELLASEKSDIQKECVALVLMYSLTEHGRALLLQNLDQTKLLERLMGYMHHQDLIAANAVGIMANLAADKKFRVQFRPNFATAVMPHFITLLRNLSSANRAVLPQCISTVSNMAGDEGIRKQLADSEECWEACLVAMDGYLSSSKDSQHRDIAIALLGLMLNLSLERNTVIQGQAVNITARCVTLLCCMDGDIITKTTRLLSHILPQSNEAVDEAVKAGTVKKMFKFLKAGGQVTVRYAVMTLAVCTKQSRQASEELVKLDKKFCTLVKLQSVEDELIVGNAVLCLSQCMDVPGAATALLNSDIVKILLKHAGGDARKTTVQQNAAIALGKLCTAEPRHLSQLRQLHGLEILNSCMKHIK; from the exons ATGAAGCTTTTAGAAAAGGACGCACAAGAAAGATCTGAAAGAcgaaaagaaaacacaatgttGGCTAATG CATTAAAAGAAATGGGAAATGAGGCGTTTGCCAAAGGTGACTATGAGACCGCAGTGCAGCGTTACAGTGAAGGACTTGAGAAACTGCGAGACATGCAAGTCCTCTATACCAACCGGGCACAG GCTTATATCAAGTTGGAGAAATACAAAGAAGCTGTAAACGACTGTGAATGGGCGTTAAAA tgCAATGAGAAGTGCTTAAAGGCATATGTACACATGGGAAGAGCTAACCTCGCATTGAAGAATTATGAAGAG gctcaCAGATGTTATCAAAAGATACTGGAAATTGATCCGAAGCAAGAAAGGTTGGTAAAAG ATTACACAAACCAGGTGTATTGTGAAGAGAAGAAAAATACCCAGGAGAAGAAAGCGCTGGAAGAATTTGAACAAGGGAAGGAAAATGCCACTTCGGTGCTTGAAGTTCTTCAGAAACTTGCGAAGCCTGATCAAGTAAACCTTTACTATGCTGGGGGCGTGCGACTTCTGACTGAAAGAATTAAAGATT GCACCGAACAGACATTATTCAGAATAAACAATGGCTTCAGTATCATCAACAGCAATACCATTGTACAAAG GAGTCTCTCTGTAAAATCACAGGAACCTTTTAATGATGAACTGTGCATTTCTGTGCTGATACTCTGGCAGGCAGTTTGCAAAGGAAATG AGGAAAACCAGCAGTTACTAATGCAGTGGGCCGGCACCACTGAATGCCTGATTGAACTGCTGGCTTCAGAGAAGTCTGACATCCAGAAAGAGTGTGTGGCTTTGGTGTTGATGTACTCACTGACTGAACATGGAAGGGCTTTGCTGCTTCAAAACCTGGATCAGACCAA gctACTAGAAAGGTTGATGGGATACATGCATCATCAAGATTTGATCGCAGCAAACGCTGTAGGAATCATGGCCAACTTAGCAGCTGACAAGAA gtTTAGAGTTCAGTTTAGACCAAACTTTGCAACAGCTGTTATGCCTCATTTTATTACCCTGCTG AGGAACCTCTCATCCGCTAATCGCGCCGTGCTTCCTCAGTGCATTTCAACAGTGAGCAATATGGCAGGAGACGAGGGCATCCGGAAACAGCTGGCAGACTCCGAGGAATGCTGGGAAGCCTGCCTAGTTGCCATG gATGGCTATCTGTCTTCCAGTAAAGACTCTCAACACAGAGACATTGCAATTGCGCTGCTTGGCTTGATGTTGAATCTCTCCCTGGAACGCAACACTGTTATTCAG GGGCAAGCTGTTAATATCACCGCTCGGTGTGTAACCCTGCTGTGCTGCATGGATGGAGATATCATTACT AAAACCACCCGTCTACTGAGCCACATTCTCCCACAGTCCAATGAGGCAGTGGATGAGGCAGTTAAGGCCGGAACAGTGAAAAAAATGTTCAAATTCCTTAAG GCAGGAGGCCAGGTGACCGTGCGCTATGCTGTCATGACCCTTGCAGTCTGTACCAAACAGAGCAGGCAGGCTTCAGAAGAGTTGGTGAAATTGGATAAAA AGTTCTGCACATTGGTAAAGCTGCAGTCTGTGGAGGATGAGCTGATTGTGGGCAATGCAGTTCTCTGCCTGAGTCAATGCATGGACGTACCTGGTGCAGCCACAGCCCTTCTGAACTCTGACATTGTGAAGATCTTATTAAAACATGCTGGAGGAGACGCAAGGAAAACCACAGTACAGCAAAACGCAGCGATCGCTCTAGGGAAGCTGTGCACTGCAGAACCTCG ACACCTGAGTCAACTTCGGCAACTTCATGGTTTAGAAATTCTTAATTCCTGCATGAAACACATCAAATAG